A single window of Rana temporaria chromosome 1, aRanTem1.1, whole genome shotgun sequence DNA harbors:
- the LOC120940369 gene encoding leukotriene B4 receptor 1-like has translation MSEYMVPGQLATSNSSFTNSTLYPMTPHGYSQKLGIAILSVAFIIGFPGNAFIIWSILNCMKKWSVTCHLILHLAIADIIVILTAPVFLHLLSTGSWIFGNIICKLCHYISCLSMYASIILITSMSIDRYFAVSRPMSSVTRTKMVFGKVILAIWVSSCLLAIPMPIYRAVETVNNKEQCRHIHSSPAHIIFQYVFETVTGFIIPFTIIMSCYLYIGLKLRNAKFQTKHKTSRLVVMIIVMFAIFWLPYHVVNIIEVSGKVFSSDKLRKVASIARPNVTALAFLSSSVNPILYVFAGGSLIKTAGVEFMAKLFEGTGPEMNSVWKISDFFRQKNHEETMELGKTNKTNDG, from the exons ATGTCTGAA TACATGGTTCCCGGTCAACTGGCTACCAGCAATTCTTCCTTCACAAACTCAACCTTGTATCCAATGACACCTCATGGCTACTCCCAAAAACTGGGCATTGCGATCCTCTCAGTTGCCTTCATCATTGGTTTCCCAGGGAATGCATTCATCATTTGGTCAATTCTGAACTGCATGAAGAAGTGGTCTGTCACCTGCCACCTCATCTTACATTTGGCCATTGCAGATATCATCGTAATCCTAACAGCACCTGTATTCCTACATCTCCTATCCACTGGCAGCTGGATATTTGGCAATATAATTTGTAAGCTTTGTCATTACATTAGCTGCCTCAGTATGTATGCCAGCATCATCCTTATTACCTCTATGAGCATAGACAGATACTTTGCTGTGTCAAGACCCATGAGCTCTGTAACTAGGACAAAGATGGTTTTTGGCAAAGTCATATTGGCTATATGGGTTTCGTCATGCTTGTTAGCCATTCCTATGCCAATTTACCGCGCGGTAGAGACTGTTAACAACAAAGAACAGTGTAGGCACATTCACAGCTCTCCGGCACACATCATTTTTCAATATGTGTTTGAGACAGTGACTGGCTTTATCATTCCATTTACAATCATCATGTCCTGCTACCTCTACATTGGATTGAAGCTGCGTAACGCTAAGTTTCAAACCAAACATAAAACAAGCCGGCTGGTGGTGATGATCATAGTGATGTTTGCCATCTTCTGGCTTCCTTACCACGTGGTGAATATAATAGAGGTGTCAGGGAAAGTGTTCTCATCAGACAAGCTAAGAAAAGTTGCTTCCATTGCCAGACCTAATGTCACAGCTCTTGCATTTCTCAGTAGCAGTGTAAACCCTATTTTGTATGTGTTCGCAGGAGGAAGCCTAATTAAAACGGCTGGGGTGGAATTTATGGCCAAGCTCTTTGAAGGAACTGGCCCAGAAATGAATAGTGTTTGGAAGATCTCTGATTTCTTTAGGCAAAAGAATCATGAGGAAACTATGGAATTGGGGAAAACCAATAAAACGAATGACGGATAA